The sequence below is a genomic window from Prochlorococcus marinus CUG1416.
ACTGAAAAAACTTGAGGAAAAACAGCTTAAAGAAAAACTTCTTAAAGAAAAAATGCTTAAGCAGCTGAAAGAAAAGCAACTTAGAGAATTAAGAGAACTTCAAGAAAGACAGATTAGGGAACTTGATGAAAAAAAAGTCAAACAACTTGAACAAAAAATGCTACAGGAGCTTAAAGAAAGAAGAATAGAAGATTACAAAAATAGACAAAAAAGAATTAAGAAAGATTCAAATTTACTATTTAATTAAATAATTAACAATCTAGATAATTATTAAAACTATTTTTAATTCTTCCTTATTCAGAATCAACAGATTCAGATCCTGATTCAATTTCAGGTCTTGTTATTTTTACTCCTGAGAATAATAGTTTTCCATCTTCGACCCAAGTGTAATCTGGAGGATTGAAATTATCTAGACGTCCATGGAATACAAATTGATTTGTATTTCCACAATCATCTTTATAAAATGCATCGATAGCTGTTGTTTTGAAATTTTGAGCTTTTTTCTGACTAAGAGGAATCAAGAAATCTCTTAACCAAAAATCATCAGAATCTTTAAATCTTAATCTAACCTCATTATCTTTTCCAGTAACCAAACTTATAAGTTCTGATTCTCTATCTGAAGAAATGCAATTTGGTTTATTAGAATTATTAGTGATAAGAGTTGATGGTGCAGTTATTGAAAGTCTATATAACATCTTTCTCTCTCTAGTTCTCCATTTAACTCTTGAATTCACTATAAAGCCTTCAAATTCTCCATCCTTTGAAAAAATTTCACCTGATCTAACATCTAATTTACTTTTACTTACAGCAACTGGTAATAAAGGTGCTACATATTCGCCAGCAGCTTCTGCTAATTCTCTTGCTAATTTAGCTGCTTTCTTTGCTGCTTTTTCTTCGGCTTCTATTCTCTCTTTTCTTACTTTATTTTCGGAATTTTTGTCCATTTGGACAAATCTCGTTTCCCCTCCAGCGCCTTCTATATACCCATAAATTTTACCCGTGTCTTTATCTGTATAAACTTCAAATCCCTCTTGCATCCTGTCATTTTTCAAAGGTCTTAGGTTTTCAGCTACTTTAGGTCCTGAAACTACAATCGCAAGAAAAGCTACTGCAAAAGAACCGCCTATAAGGTACCACCACTTATTCATAACTAAAGAGAACCTAAAATTTCAGTAATTAAAATTATCCACTTTATTTCTAGCAATTTTATTAAAGATTACAAATCTTTAATAAATAATATAAACAAGGGTAGTTTGCTTATGAAATAGTCGAAAATTAAAAAAAATTAAAAAAATAAAAAAAATGTTTAAGAAAATCATCTCAGCTTTATCTATTTTTACTTTACTAAGTTTTGGAGGAATGAATAGTATCGAAGCAAAAGAAAAACCTGCACAATGGCTTGCTGTGACTGCAGATGGAGTACCTGGTTCTGCTCCAAGCCCAAATACCATTAAAGATACAGGAAAAGGCAAGAAAATATCGAGAAAAAAGTGTAAGAAAAATGGTCGTGCAATTGGCGCTATCGCGGGAGGACTTTTTGGTGCTTCCAGAGGTAAAAACGCTAAAAGTGCAGCAGCTGGAGCAATTGTTGGCGCAGGTGTGGGGGCCGCAGCTGGTTCAGCATTAGATGATTGTTGATAAGTTTTGAATCTACTAAATTTAAAAAATAAAAAAATTTATATTTATAAAAAATCTAAATCCAAACACAGGAGTTTGATGAAGATTTTTTTATTTTCGTTCTTTTTTTTATCTTCTCAAAGCCTACTAGCAGAATATGATTTTGATGGTATTTACCGATCTCAATTTTTATTGCCTTTCAAGGATTTCTATAGAGAAAAGTGCCCTAAAGATTTGCCAATAACAATTGAACTAGAAATTAAAAAAAATAAAATCAAAGGAGAAATTTACAATACTTCATTATGCGATGGGTATCAAGACGCTTCAATTACTGGTGAAATAGATATCTATGGAAATTTTATCAAAACAAAATTCAAGCATTCAAGTATTAATGGCAGAAGGGAAGATGCTTATAAAATCGAAGGAAATCTTTCTGGTGAGTTAATTCTTAAAAGCAAAGCTAAGTTTTTATATAGAAATCAGAAATTCTCTTTAACAAAATATAAATCCGAGAAAAATAATGAAACAACTTTATTTAAGGGAAAGGAAGATCAGAAAGATTTAGAGCTAAAAGAGTTAAAACAAAAACAGCTTAAAGATCAGAAAGATTTAGAGCTAAAAGAGTTAAAACAAAAACAGCTTAAAGATCAGAAAGATTTAGAGCTAAAAGAGTTAAAACAAAAACAGCTTAAAGATCAGAAAGATTTAGAGCTAAAAGAGTTAAAACAAAAACAGCTTAAAGATCAGAAAGATTTAGAGCTAAAAGAGTTAAAACAAAAACAGCTTAAGAATTTGAGGAATAAACAAGAAACATTGAAAAAAAGTACAAATTTAATGTTTAACTAAAAAAGACCTGACAAATTGTCAGATCTTTTTAAGAACTTAATTAATTAAGAAAGATATTAGTTTAGAAACTGAATGATGTTTTAACCATTAAACCGGTCTCATCATCAGTACCTGAAGCGAACTCTTTTGTATAAATTAATGGAGTGATAGTCATTCCATCATTTAATTCGTATGAATAGAAAGCTTCATACATTAATAATTCATCATCAAGAGTACTGTTATCAACAGTATGTTGCTTAGTTCCAACTGCAATCCCAGCAGTACCAGGTCCTATTTCATCCCACTGTAATCCAACAAACCATGCTGATGAATCAGTATCTTTAGGAGTAAGAGATGGGATTTCACTGTCAGCAGCTTCATAACCAACGCTTATAGATGGTAGACCTTCTCCAGAAGGAGTGTAGTAACCATTGAGGGCCCAAACATTAGTATCAGTTACAGCTGTATTAAATGTAGGGTTCTCTTTATAAGCATAAGTGAATGAAGCACCGTAGTTATCTGCTGAATAAGCAATTTGTCCTGCAAGAGCATCATCACCTTCTTCGGTCATGAGTCCATCTGCATTACTTCCTTCACCTGTATAGCCGAAAGCAGCAGTAAAGCCATTACCTACATCATAACTAGCACCAAATGCGGTTCCTCCTCCACCATTAAGAGCTGAATAGTTGTTACCACAATCATCTAATGTGTTAGATGGGCCTCCGTAAACACAAGCGGTATTAAAGAGTAAACTTCCGTCTGTATTATCACCAACGAAAGCTGTTGTTTTTGTTCCAATTGGGAATGTATAAGAAACCCCGTCAAGAGTTAATACATCAGTGGTATCGTTTCCATCAAATTCAACAGTACCAGCCTTAGCGGAATTACCTGCATCAATTGAAATATCTAGTGAATCTTCACCTGTAAAAGTTGTATTCAAGTCAATCTGGAAACTGTATGTACCCATAAAAGCATCATCAGTTTTTGATGTACCACCATCTACAGCGCCTAAGTACATGTCAGCACTAAATGATGCAGTTGTTGTTTCAGAGAAACCACCATCATGACTATTACTGCCAACGATACCCTCACCACCTGCAAGTAGTTGAGTTTCATTTGCATCAACTTTGTTAAAAGAATTAGCAAACTCTATGGAATCTACATCAGAGTAGTTTGAAATATCATTCAAATTTACTTCAGAAGCACTTACAGCTAATGGAGTCATAAGACCCAAAGCTGCAGGCGCTACAAGCAAACTCTTAAAAAGTTTCATAAAAATTCCTCACACAGAAATTACATATACTTAAAAATAAGTTAAAAATAAATAATTTTCAAGTTGTTGTAGACAAATAACTAGCTGTCCTTACGAAAAAAGAGACCTGCTGATGAGCAGGTCTCTTTTGTGTGTTGGAGATTTCTAGATTTAGTTGTTAAATTTAGAAGCTGAAAGATGTCTTAACCATTACGCCAGTTGCATCATCTTGACCTGATACATTGCTTTCCTTAGTGTAAACCACTGGTGTAATTGTCATACCATCATTAACTGGGTATGAGTAATAAGCTTCGTACATGTACTCTTCATCCTTACCTTCAACAGTGTTGCTGTGACCCATTGCCACACCAAGAGAACCTGGTCCAACTTCATCCCACTGTAAACCGACGAAGAAACTTGTAATTTCATCTTCAGATGTAGCATTACCGTCTTCACCGAATTCATAACCAACACTGATAGATGGTAGACCTTCTCCATCAGGAGTGTAGTAACCGTTTAAAGCAGTGAAAGTATCATCCTTAGTACCATCTTCGATGTTTGCATAAGTTACTGATAAACCGTAGTTGTCACCAGTGTAAGCACCGTTAAGAGCATACTTATCTGTTGACTCTTCAGTCATAAGACCTTTAGCTTCTTCACCTTCTGTAGCCTGATAACCAATAGCAGTAGAGAATCCGTTACCGAAATCATAACTAGCTCCTGTAGCTACACCACCAAGAGTGATTCCAGCATTTACGTTACCGCAATCATCAAGTGTGTTTGTTGGTCCACCGTATGTACATGCTGTTGTAAATAGAGCACTACCGTCTCCATTGTCAGCAACGAATACAGTTGCACCACCAACTGGGAAAGTGTAAGAAACACCATCGACAGTTAATTTATCTTCAGTAGCGTTACCATCAAATTCTGTAACAGAAGTAGTTGAAGTGGATGTGTTACCAGCATCTAAAGAGATATCAAGTGAATCTTCACCAGTAAAACTTGTGTTTAGATCAATCTGGAAACCATAAGTTGCCATGAGTGGATCGTTTGAAGCTGATGTTCCACCATCAACGGCACCTAGATAAAAGTCAGCGCTAAATGATGCTGTTGTTGTTTCAGAGAAGCTACCAGCTTCAATTTCATTCATTCTTACTTCTAATCCATCAACACGACTGTTTGTAACAGCTAGTTCTTTTGGATAGAATTCACTAATGTTCTGTACTTCTTCAGAAGAAGAGTAAGCAGAAACCTCAGCAATATTAAGCTCATTAGCTGTTGCAGACATTGGTGCTAGAAGACCTAATGTTGCAGGAGCTATAAGCAAGCTTTTGAAAAGCTTCATAAATTTCCTCACACGAAATTTAAAGGACACTTTAAGTTACTGTATTTTCCAGTACAAAATCAAGTATAAATGGCTACATTTATGGAATATTTGTGACAGTTTATCGATTGCTACATTAAAAAATAACTTCAAAAATATTAATTTTCAATTAATTAATCAACTTAATAAACGTGGCTTTTGAGTATTTTTAAAAAGTATTTTAAGTTTTAAACTTTCTTTGAAATTTTGAATGAAACCTTTTTGGTTTTGTATTTTTTCTTTTTTGTGCTTCCTACCCCATCCACGTACCATCCAGAGGCTAGTCTTGTATCAATTTCTTCATAACTTTCATTGCGATTTAATTTACTTAAAGATTTTTTTTTATAGTCCATTA
It includes:
- a CDS encoding glycine zipper domain-containing protein, which translates into the protein MFKKIISALSIFTLLSFGGMNSIEAKEKPAQWLAVTADGVPGSAPSPNTIKDTGKGKKISRKKCKKNGRAIGAIAGGLFGASRGKNAKSAAAGAIVGAGVGAAAGSALDDC
- a CDS encoding porin translates to MKLFKSLLVAPAALGLMTPLAVSASEVNLNDISNYSDVDSIEFANSFNKVDANETQLLAGGEGIVGSNSHDGGFSETTTASFSADMYLGAVDGGTSKTDDAFMGTYSFQIDLNTTFTGEDSLDISIDAGNSAKAGTVEFDGNDTTDVLTLDGVSYTFPIGTKTTAFVGDNTDGSLLFNTACVYGGPSNTLDDCGNNYSALNGGGGTAFGASYDVGNGFTAAFGYTGEGSNADGLMTEEGDDALAGQIAYSADNYGASFTYAYKENPTFNTAVTDTNVWALNGYYTPSGEGLPSISVGYEAADSEIPSLTPKDTDSSAWFVGLQWDEIGPGTAGIAVGTKQHTVDNSTLDDELLMYEAFYSYELNDGMTITPLIYTKEFASGTDDETGLMVKTSFSF
- a CDS encoding porin, with amino-acid sequence MKLFKSLLIAPATLGLLAPMSATANELNIAEVSAYSSSEEVQNISEFYPKELAVTNSRVDGLEVRMNEIEAGSFSETTTASFSADFYLGAVDGGTSASNDPLMATYGFQIDLNTSFTGEDSLDISLDAGNTSTSTTSVTEFDGNATEDKLTVDGVSYTFPVGGATVFVADNGDGSALFTTACTYGGPTNTLDDCGNVNAGITLGGVATGASYDFGNGFSTAIGYQATEGEEAKGLMTEESTDKYALNGAYTGDNYGLSVTYANIEDGTKDDTFTALNGYYTPDGEGLPSISVGYEFGEDGNATSEDEITSFFVGLQWDEVGPGSLGVAMGHSNTVEGKDEEYMYEAYYSYPVNDGMTITPVVYTKESNVSGQDDATGVMVKTSFSF